The Alphaproteobacteria bacterium genome contains a region encoding:
- a CDS encoding GNAT family N-acetyltransferase, whose amino-acid sequence MTLRRATPDDLAAVVALQRAAYAKNRPLLGVEPLPLLADYTEIFRDYEVWLAEQDGALDGVLILEPRADDLLIWSVAVAPAAQGRGIGNTMLAFAETRARDLGRTCIRLYTGQPLSFNIAWYTRHGYAHESTEDMGDRVRVNLIKHL is encoded by the coding sequence GTGACTTTGCGGCGCGCGACGCCTGACGATCTTGCCGCCGTCGTGGCGCTGCAGCGCGCGGCTTACGCGAAGAACCGCCCGTTGCTTGGTGTGGAGCCGCTGCCGCTACTCGCGGACTATACGGAGATTTTTCGCGACTACGAGGTCTGGCTCGCAGAGCAAGATGGCGCCCTTGACGGGGTCCTCATCCTCGAACCGCGCGCCGATGATCTCCTGATCTGGAGCGTCGCAGTCGCGCCGGCGGCGCAAGGCCGCGGCATCGGCAACACGATGCTCGCGTTTGCCGAAACCCGCGCCCGCGACCTCGGCCGCACCTGCATCCGTCTCTACACGGGCCAGCCGCTCAGCTTCAACATCGCCTGGTACACCCGCCACGGTTACGCGCACGAGAGCACCGAGGACATGGGTGACCGCGTGCGCGTCAATCTGATAAAGCACCTCTGA
- a CDS encoding GNAT family protein, translating to MTDLSNWKAPPFPPRKVLEGAYCRLEPLDVARHGGDIAAAFVGAHDVWAYLPVEEPRDRAAYEKFLGQMVERTDIVPYAVIDNADNKAKGHLWLMEIRPAHGVFEVGFITYSPSLQRTRAATEAIYLCGRYGFELGYRRYEWKCNNRNEPSKRAALRFGFKYEGLFRQHQVVKGENRDTAWYSILDSEWPARKAAFERWLAPENFDAQGRQKVSLSSLNAA from the coding sequence ATGACCGATCTTTCGAACTGGAAGGCGCCGCCGTTTCCGCCGCGCAAGGTGCTCGAAGGCGCGTATTGCCGGCTGGAGCCGCTCGATGTGGCCAGGCACGGCGGCGACATCGCGGCGGCTTTCGTGGGCGCGCATGACGTGTGGGCTTATCTGCCGGTCGAGGAGCCGAGGGATCGCGCGGCTTACGAGAAATTCCTTGGCCAAATGGTTGAGCGCACCGACATCGTTCCCTATGCGGTCATCGACAACGCCGACAACAAAGCCAAGGGCCATCTCTGGCTGATGGAAATCCGCCCGGCGCACGGCGTGTTCGAGGTGGGCTTCATCACCTATTCGCCGTCGCTCCAGCGCACGCGTGCCGCGACCGAGGCGATCTATCTCTGCGGCCGCTACGGCTTCGAACTCGGCTACCGGCGCTACGAGTGGAAGTGCAACAACCGCAACGAGCCTTCGAAGCGCGCCGCGCTGCGCTTCGGGTTCAAGTACGAGGGGCTGTTCCGCCAGCACCAGGTGGTGAAGGGCGAGAACCGCGACACCGCCTGGTATTCGATCCTCGACTCAGAATGGCCGGCGCGCAAAGCTGCGTTCGAGCGCTGGCTCGCCCCTGAGAATTTCGACGCACAGGGCCGGCAGAAGGTGAGCCTGTCCTCGCTCAATGCGGCGTGA
- a CDS encoding isocitrate lyase/phosphoenolpyruvate mutase family protein produces the protein MPRPSVAEKRATFRKLHLSGCWMIPNPWDVGSARYLQGLGFKALASTSSGFAWSVAQADTAVGVDTVLAHLKEICDATDVPVNADFEGGYADDPAGVAKNVTRCCATGVAGLSIEDSTGNKEKPLYDIPFAVERMKAARAAIDKAAPDVMLTGRAEGFISGVPDLEQMIARLKAYSAAGADVLYAPGIKTREQIEAVCKAVAPKPVNFLNSGAFGHSVSDLAAMGVRRISVGGALARSAWGGFMRMAKEIAEQGTFTGFKDAANGAELNAFFTKDRASH, from the coding sequence ATGCCCCGTCCATCGGTCGCCGAGAAGCGCGCCACATTCCGCAAGCTGCACTTGTCCGGATGCTGGATGATCCCCAACCCGTGGGACGTCGGCTCGGCGCGCTACCTGCAAGGGCTCGGCTTCAAGGCGCTGGCCTCGACGTCGTCGGGCTTCGCATGGTCGGTCGCGCAGGCCGATACCGCCGTCGGCGTCGATACCGTGCTCGCGCATCTGAAAGAGATCTGTGACGCGACGGACGTGCCGGTGAACGCCGACTTCGAGGGCGGCTACGCGGACGATCCGGCAGGCGTGGCGAAGAACGTGACGCGCTGTTGCGCGACCGGCGTCGCCGGCCTCTCGATCGAGGACTCGACCGGCAACAAGGAGAAGCCGCTCTACGACATTCCGTTCGCGGTCGAGCGCATGAAGGCGGCGCGCGCCGCGATCGACAAGGCGGCCCCCGACGTGATGCTCACCGGCCGTGCCGAAGGCTTCATCTCGGGCGTGCCGGATCTCGAGCAGATGATTGCGCGGCTGAAGGCCTATTCGGCGGCGGGCGCGGACGTGCTCTATGCGCCCGGCATCAAGACACGCGAGCAGATCGAGGCCGTGTGCAAGGCGGTCGCGCCCAAGCCGGTGAACTTTCTCAACAGCGGGGCGTTCGGCCATTCGGTGTCTGACCTGGCCGCAATGGGCGTGCGGCGCATCAGCGTCGGTGGCGCACTGGCGCGCTCGGCCTGGGGCGGTTTCATGCGCATGGCCAAGGAAATCGCCGAGCAGGGCACGTTCACGGGCTTCAAGGATGCGGCGAACGGCGCGGAACTCAACGCGTTCTTCACCAAGGACAGGGCGTCGCACTGA
- a CDS encoding DUF2252 family protein, with product MAADPFQFLRATYWRWAETIFKICPDLKRAPHVLAVGDLHVENYGTWRDAEGRLVWGRERLRRGGADALRARPRAALGERDAGAGARGDAARDLRQRAQGLCRGPGESQALCARPPQRVAARYRGGERRRAQKLLEEIRSEAAQQAGQEIEGQTGGQDAPALRQSAQCGAARQECDVRILLAYGRHRQPRASALLRRRALAQ from the coding sequence ATGGCAGCCGATCCGTTTCAGTTTTTGCGCGCGACCTATTGGCGCTGGGCGGAAACGATTTTCAAGATCTGCCCCGACCTGAAGAGGGCGCCGCATGTGCTCGCGGTCGGCGATCTTCACGTCGAGAACTACGGCACCTGGCGCGACGCTGAGGGGCGGCTCGTCTGGGGGCGTGAACGACTACGACGAGGCGGCGCGGATGCCCTACGCGCTCGACCTCGTGCGGCTCTCGGTGAGCGCGATGCTGGCGCAGGTGCGAGGGGTGACGCCGCGCGCGATCTGCGGCAACGTGCTCAAGGGCTATGTCGAGGGCCTGGAGAATCCCAGGCCTTATGTGCTCGACCGCCACAGCGAGTGGCTGCGCGATATCGTGGTGGTGAGCGACGCCGAGCGCAAAAGCTTCTGGAAGAAATTCGATCCGAAGCGGCTCAACAGGCTGGGCAAGAAATCGAAGGTCAAACCGGCGGGCAAGATGCGCCCGCGTTACGTCAAAGCGCTCAATGCGGCGCGGCCCGACAAGAGTGTGATGTTCGAATTCTTCTCGCGTACGGCCGGCACCGGCAGCCTCGGGCGTCCGCGCTACTTCGGCGTCGGGCGTTGGCGCAGTGA